A stretch of DNA from Alphaproteobacteria bacterium:
AATTTGAGCGTGAAACAGGCATCACCGTCAATGTTAATCTCTTAGATAGTGATGAGTCTATCGAGGCAAAGCTCCTGACGGGGGAAGCAGGTTTTGATATTATTACCCCGACCTTATCCCCTTTTTATCTTAGGCAAATGGAACTTGGTTTGTATCGAAAAATCACGCGTGAAGATGTTCCTAATATCGCTCTGATCAAACCTGAAATTATTAATATGTTTAAAACAAACAATCTTTCTTTTGAAACCGGCATTCCACTCTCTTGGGGCACCGTTGGGTATGTGTATCATGTTGAAAAAGTAAAACAGGCTTTTGATCAAAAGGCCTTTCCCGAGGATAGCTGGTCTTTGATTTATGATCTTGAAAACATAAAAAAACTAAGTCCTTGTGGGGTTCATCTTCTTGATGATTCTATTGAAATCTTTTTTTCAGTTTATTTCTACAAGGGTGCTAACTTAAATATAAGGTCACCTAAAACGATTGATGCGTTAGCCGACTCCTTATTCAATATTATTGATTTTGTGAAGAAGTTTGATTCGTCAACCGATACAATTGTCAATACCATTGCAGGGGAAAAAGCTTGTGTGATTCAATGTTTTTCTGGTGAAGCGCTTAAGGCCATCCACATGCTCAGAAAAAAGGGGCAGGCAAGCCCTTACAGGTATGTTGAGCCCAAAGAAGGTTTCTCGGTTTGGTTGGATATGATGGTTGTTCCCAAAAACGCAACAAATCCTGAAAACGCTTTTAAATTTATAAACTTTCTTTTAAGGCCTGAAAATGCAGCAATCAATTATCAATATTCAATGCAACCTCCCACTATCGAAGGCTTTGAACAGTTTCTAACAAAAGATTTTCAAGAAACTGTACGACCATTTCCTGAAAAGCGCGGCCTCCAAACTTTTGGCTTCAACCGTACTTTGAATTTTAGACAAACAAAAAAAATATCTAATGCGTGGCTTCGATTAAGATTAGGGATCAAATAGGAAGTCCTTAAATGTTTTTTAATGCGTTAGAAATAGCAATATAAATCAACAAAACACCTGATATTTTGTTAAAAACAACGCTATATTTATTAAAAAAAGCGCCCAAATAACGGTTTGTTGGAATAAAAGAAAGAACAGAGTTCCACGCAAAATATGAAAAACCCAGCAAAACACCAAATATAAGCTTTTGAATTCCAGGAACTTCTGGTGGAATTTGAGCGGACATTAAACTGATAATATACAAAATAGCAAACGGGTTGAGAAAGTTTGTCATAAACCCGTTTCGAAAAGCCATTATGCTTTTTAAAGGAGCTGTATCAAAATCCTTCACATCAAAGGATCCTTTAGCTCTTAGGCTCTGAATTCCCAAATATAATAAAAATAAACTACCACCATATTGAATCACATAGATCAGCCAAGGGAATTTTTCGAACATAAAGCTCATTCCAAAAAGCGTGTATTGTGTAATCAAAAAAACGCTCAACCCCAACCCTAGGGCAACAAAATAGGCTTTTTGACGTCCATTAGAGATAGCTGTTTTAAGAAGCACAATGGCATCAGGGCCTGGGCTGATCGCCCCCATCATGAAGATAGAATATGTCAATAACATGGGTTCTAAGTAAGATGTCATATTTGAAGTCCTTGTTTGTGCACGTGAGCAAGCCTTTGATCGAAAGCTGTAAAAATTTGATCGGCGCTTTGTTGTAAAATTTTTTGAATCATTCCTTGAAAAAAGGAGGACTGAAGAGAAAATATCATATCATAATTAATTTGTGTTTGTTGTTCAGACAGTTCTCTAAAAGTCCATGTTGACTCAAGATGCTTCAAGGGCTTTTCTTGGCAAAAAACATGAATTCTTGAAAAAGGGTCGCATTCAACTGTTGATCGATACGTGTCAGATAAAGGGCCAAGTCCTACTTTTAGATCGGCTTTAAAATGATCGTCGTTGATTCGTTCAACAATGGTGCTTTTTTGGCACCAAGGGATAAAGTCTTGATAGTGCTCTACATCAACAACGACTTTGTATACAGTTTCAATGGGGAAAGGTGAAATATGGCTTTTGTGAATCGATAGAGCCATCGCTACCCAGCTACTTTTTTAAGAGTCTTAAGTCGGGCAGCTTGTAGTTTTTTAAAATCATCTCCCGCATGGTAAGAAGAACGGGTAAGCGGACTCGCCGAAACCATTAAGAACCCTTTACCATATGCCATCTTCTGATAATCAGAAAACTCTTCAGGAGGAATGAAGCGGGCAACAGGATGATGTTTGGGCGTTGGTTGTAAATATTGACCTATGGTCATGAAGTCTACATCGGCTGCTCGCAGATCATCCATCACTTGATACAGCTCTTCTTTTGACTCACCCAAACCAGCCATGAGGCCACTCTTCGTAAAAATATCTGGCGCTATTTCTTTGGCTTTTTTTAAAATGCTGAGTGAATGAAAGTAGCGGGCTCCTGGACGAACAGAGGTATATAACCGCGGGACTGTTTCTAGATTGTGATTAAAAACATCTGGACGGGCCGCAATAACTTTTTCAACAGCGCCCTCTTTTCTGAGAAAATCAGGGGTAAGAACTTCAATGGTTGTTTTGGGGTGCGCCATACGGATGGCGCTGATCACACGGGCAAAATGATGCGCGCCACCATCTTCAAGATCATCGCGGTCTACTGAAGTGATCACAACGTGTTCCAACGCTAGTTTGGCAACTGCCTCTGCAATATGATCTGGCTCATGAGGGTCTAATTGATCAGGACGGCCTGTTGCAATGTTGCAAAAAGCACAGGCGCGCGTACAAATACTTCCTAAAATCATAACAGTAGCGTGCTTTTTGGACCAGCATTCTCCAATATTAGGGCAAGCAGCCTCTTCACAAACCGTGTTAAGCTTTAAGCGGCGCATCAGGTTGCGTGTTTCGTGATACGTTTCAGAAACTGGCGCTTTGACTCGTAGCCAATCTGGTTTTGAGCGGTTATTTTTCAGCATTTCTGACATTAAATTTAGCCTAACTTATTTTCTTTTAAGAAGAAAGAGAGCTGATTAAAAGTGAATCACGCGATCAAATGCATCTAGCGTTGCTTCATGAATCATTTCAGACAAAGTCGGATGCGGAAAGATGGTTTCCATGAGATCTTGTTCTGTTGTTTCAAGTTTTTTAGCAATCACAAGGCTATGAATCAGCTCAGTTACATCTGTGCCAATCAGATGCGCCCCAAGAAGTTCTCCGGTTTTTTCTTCGAATAAAATCTTAACCAGTCCCTCAGGCTTTCTCATAGCAATCGCTTTCCCATTACCTTGGAAAGGAAATCTCCCAACCTTAACCTTTAAACCTTGATCCTTAGCCTGCGCTTCAGTCAAGCCAATACTTGCTACTTGAGGATTGGAATACGTACAACCTGGAATGTTCTCAGGCTTCACGGCATGAACAGGTTTACCGCAGATTTTTTCAACAGCTAAGATTCCTTCATGACTCGCTTTATGAGCAAGCCACGGCGGGGAAATGACATCACCAATTGCATAAATGGTTGGTTCAGCTGTTTGGCAAAATTCATTGGTTTTGATTTGGCCATTTTTTTCGAGCTGAATTTTAGTATTTTCTATGCCTAATTCTTCAGTATTCGGAACAACCCCAATCGCAACAATAACCTGATCAAATGATGCTGAACGCGTGCCTTTGGGCTCTTTAATGGATGCCTCAATGCTGCTTTTTCCAACTTCAGCCTTTTCAATAGTCGTTTCTGTTAGGATTTTAATTCCTTTTTTTTCAAAAGCTTTTTGTGCCAAAGTTGAAATTTCTTGATCTTCTGCAGGCAAGATATGCTTTTGCATTTCTACAACAGTGACTTCAGAACCCATTGCGTTATAGAAGCTAGCAAACTCGATTCCAATCGCACCAGAACCAATGATCAGCAACTTTTTGGGCAATTTTTCTTGAATCATCGCCTCTTTAGATGACAGAACTTTTGTTTGATCAAAGGGTAAAGTTGCTAATTCCCTGGGGCGCGCCCCCGTTGCGATCAGTGTATGCGCACTAGAGATTTTCTCAGTCTTGTCTTGACCGTTCTTAATTTCAAGTGTCGTGCTATTAACAAAACGCGCGTGTCCCTCAAGGACAGTAACTTTGTTTTTTTTCAGCAAATGCTGAATTCCTGAAGATAACTGTTCAGCAACTGCACGAGACCGTTTGACTACTTTTTTTAAGTCAAAATCAGCTCCCTTGACGCTTAAGCCAAATTCATCGGCGCGTTGAATATCGGTATACATTTCAGCTGTTTTCAAAAGCGCTTTTGTTGGAATACATCCCCAGTTTAAACAAACACCACCCAGATGTTTTTTTTCAATGATACACACTTTTTTACCCAGCTGAGCTGCACGGATAGCAGCAACATATCCGCCGGGTCCCGCACCAATGATCGCAATATCATATTTTGTCATATTTACCTCTTAAGCCAACATCAAGACGGGGTTTTCAAGATACTTCTTGATAGCGCCCAAGAGCAAAGCTCCCACTTTTCCATCAATGACACGATGGTCAACCGACAGAGTGCAGTTCATCACCGTGGCACTTTTGAGAGTTCCATCTTGAACAACCGGTTTTTGAATGCCGGCGCCAACCGCTAGAATACATCCTTGTGGTGGATTAACGATGGCCTGGAATTGATCAATGCCATACATCCCCAGGTTAGATAAACTAAAGCTACCTCCCTGAAATTCCTCTGGTTTCAACTTGCCATTTTTGGCTTTTTGAACCAGATCTTTCACTTCACCAGAGATTGCACGTAGAGATTTCAAATTAGCTGCCCGTACAATGGGGGTGATCAGCCCCTCTTCTAATGCCACAGCAACAGAAATATCAGCGTTTTGATACAGGCGTATTGACTCTCCCATCCAAGAAGCATTTGCTTCAGCTACCTCAATAAGTGCTTGCGCACAGGCTTTGAGAACAAAGTCATTAACTGTAATTTTCTCTGGATCAATGGCCTGATTTAACTCTTTTCTAGCACTGAGAAGTTTATCAATTTGAACATCAACAGATAAATAAAAGTGGGGTACGGTTTGTTTTGATTCTGTCAATCTTTTAGCAATGACTTTGCGCATTGAACCAATAGGTGCATCTTTATATCCAGATTTACCATACGTGTTAGGAGTATGCTGGTTTGCAGGAGCGGTTTGATCAGCGCCTAAAACATCCGCCTTAATGATTCGCCCGCGGGGGCCTGTTCCAGAAACATTGGAAAGATCAATATTTTGTTGGGAGGCAATTCTTTTTGCCAAAGGAGAGGCAATAATACGATCATTTGATGACGATGAAGACTTATTCTGGGGTTGTTTTGTGGCTTTGCCACCATCATCGGAGCTAGATTCAGATCTTTGGGGCTCTGACTCTTCTTCTGCCTGGCTTTTTTGCTGAGCTGGTTCAGTTGAAGAGCTAGGGGAATAGGAGGCAAGATCATCAACTGACTCTCCCTCCTCTGTTAAAACAGCAATCACTGAATTAACTTTAACGTTTTCAGTGCCTTCTGCTACTAAGATTTTACCCAAGATACCTTCATCAACCGCTTCAACTTCCATGGTTGCTTTATCAGTCTCAATTTCAGCCAACATATCGCCAGGAGCAACTGAATCCCCTTCTTTTTTATGCCATTTGAGCAAGTTACCTTCCGTCATGGTTGGTGAA
This window harbors:
- the lipA gene encoding lipoyl synthase; the encoded protein is MSEMLKNNRSKPDWLRVKAPVSETYHETRNLMRRLKLNTVCEEAACPNIGECWSKKHATVMILGSICTRACAFCNIATGRPDQLDPHEPDHIAEAVAKLALEHVVITSVDRDDLEDGGAHHFARVISAIRMAHPKTTIEVLTPDFLRKEGAVEKVIAARPDVFNHNLETVPRLYTSVRPGARYFHSLSILKKAKEIAPDIFTKSGLMAGLGESKEELYQVMDDLRAADVDFMTIGQYLQPTPKHHPVARFIPPEEFSDYQKMAYGKGFLMVSASPLTRSSYHAGDDFKKLQAARLKTLKKVAG
- the lpdA gene encoding dihydrolipoyl dehydrogenase, with amino-acid sequence MTKYDIAIIGAGPGGYVAAIRAAQLGKKVCIIEKKHLGGVCLNWGCIPTKALLKTAEMYTDIQRADEFGLSVKGADFDLKKVVKRSRAVAEQLSSGIQHLLKKNKVTVLEGHARFVNSTTLEIKNGQDKTEKISSAHTLIATGARPRELATLPFDQTKVLSSKEAMIQEKLPKKLLIIGSGAIGIEFASFYNAMGSEVTVVEMQKHILPAEDQEISTLAQKAFEKKGIKILTETTIEKAEVGKSSIEASIKEPKGTRSASFDQVIVAIGVVPNTEELGIENTKIQLEKNGQIKTNEFCQTAEPTIYAIGDVISPPWLAHKASHEGILAVEKICGKPVHAVKPENIPGCTYSNPQVASIGLTEAQAKDQGLKVKVGRFPFQGNGKAIAMRKPEGLVKILFEEKTGELLGAHLIGTDVTELIHSLVIAKKLETTEQDLMETIFPHPTLSEMIHEATLDAFDRVIHF
- a CDS encoding pyruvate dehydrogenase complex dihydrolipoamide acetyltransferase, translated to MTIEILMPALSPTMTEGNLLKWHKKEGDSVAPGDMLAEIETDKATMEVEAVDEGILGKILVAEGTENVKVNSVIAVLTEEGESVDDLASYSPSSSTEPAQQKSQAEEESEPQRSESSSDDGGKATKQPQNKSSSSSNDRIIASPLAKRIASQQNIDLSNVSGTGPRGRIIKADVLGADQTAPANQHTPNTYGKSGYKDAPIGSMRKVIAKRLTESKQTVPHFYLSVDVQIDKLLSARKELNQAIDPEKITVNDFVLKACAQALIEVAEANASWMGESIRLYQNADISVAVALEEGLITPIVRAANLKSLRAISGEVKDLVQKAKNGKLKPEEFQGGSFSLSNLGMYGIDQFQAIVNPPQGCILAVGAGIQKPVVQDGTLKSATVMNCTLSVDHRVIDGKVGALLLGAIKKYLENPVLMLA